The Polaribacter sp. Q13 sequence AAAAACTCCGTTATGAGATTCCTCCTCGTTCCCCTTTCGGAATAACAGTTTAATATATTTTAGTTCGTGGCCAATGGTAAAAACTTAGCTCTAAATCTCAAAATTAATGGCAATCCTCTTGCAATCATCCATAAGGTAAAGGCAATCCAGATAGCCGTTAATTTTAGATCGTAATAATCAAAAACCAATAATGTTGGTATAAAAACCAATCCGGTAGAAAGAATCAGTAAGTTTCTTAAATACTTCATTTCTCCCATTCCTTTAAACATTCCGTCAAAAATAAAAGTAATTGCACTTATGGGTTGCGTTATTAAAACAATCCAAAAAACATGATAAAACTGTTCTAAAACAGCAGCGTCTTTTGTAAATATTAATCCAATGAAATTGTAAAAAACAAAACCCAACAACCCAATAACTATTCCTGTAAACAAACCATATTTTAAGAGTTTATTACTTAAAACCACCAATGATTTATAATCTTTGGCTCCTAAAAATTTACCTGATAAAATATTTCCTGCACTAGAATATCCATCTACCATAAAAGCGCCTAACAACCAAATATTAATACAAATAGTATATGCCGCAATGTATTCTTTACCATAATCGGTAGCATAAGAAGTTGCAAAATATAAAGCTGTATTTAAAGCAATTGTTCTCACAAAAAGATTGGCAATCATACCTAATAAACGAGGAACTTCTTTATGAAAAGGCAATGCTATTTTTAATGGAATAGTCGTTTTTTTTATCAACAGAACCAAAGCAATAATAGCCATCGTAATTTGTGCAATAATACTTGCATATGCTGCTCCTTCTATATTCATGGCAGGGATATAGCCTTCTACTCCATACACAAAAATAATATCCAAAAAAACATTTAATAAGGCTCCTATAATTGCAATTATCATTGGGTAATAGGTGTTTTGTAAACCTCTAAAAATACCAAAAACTGCAAATACAAAAAGTGAAAAAGGAAATCCGAAAATTCTTATTTTAAAATAGGTAATACAATATTCTAAAACGGTACCCGAGGCATTATAAAACTGAAAAATTTGTTTTGCAAACGGATAAGCAATAGCAACTATTAACAAACTTCCAAAAACCACGATAGCAATAGCTTGCGCTGGTAAATCTTTTACTTCCTCTAATTTATTAGCACCAACATACTGTGAAACAATAGAAGAAATGGCACTTCTTATTTGGCCGAAAACCCAAATTAACATCGATATAAATGCCCCCACTATACCTACTGCAGCTAAGCTTTCTGTTGCATTTTCTGTAATATTACCAATAATTGCAGTGTCTGTAATAGATAATAAAGGCTCTGCAATACCCGCAATTAAAGCCGGAATTGCCAATTTATTAATATTTTTTAAACTAATATTTGTACCCAAAAGATCAATTTTTTACAAAGGTACATATCTATAAAATGTAAAAAGAAAGGTTTCATTGAAAAATAACTAACTTTGCAGCTTTAAATTTAGAACTATGAAACATATTTTAGTACCTATTGGATCTACAGAAAATGCACAATCTACATTACAATACGCCATTGATTTTGCAGAAGAAATAAATGCAAACTTATTCGTTTTTAGGGCATACAAAGCAAAATCTAAGGCTGGTAGTATGGTAAATATGACTGCAATTATAGAGCGTGAAACAAAATTATACCTTAAAACATTGGTAAGCGCTGTTAATAGAAAAAATGTAGAAATAAAATTAATTTCTTCTAAGGCAGGAATTCTTGAAAGTGTTGAGGCTATAGATAATGAACTTGGTATAGATTTAATTATTGTGGGAGCTAAAAGTAACTCAATTAAACATGGTGTTTTTCTAGGAAGTACAGCTGGTAGTTTGGTTAAAAAATCTGATTTACCAGTTTTAACCATTCCTGAAGGCTATGTTTATAAACCTATAAAATCGATTTTAATGGCATTTAAATCTGGTATTATTAAAAGTAAAACAGCTTTAAATCCTTTGGTTACTTTGGTTGAAAAATTTAATCCAGAAATAAATTTGCTATTAGTAAAAACTGTAGGATACAAAGATGAAGATTTAGTTTTAGATAAAGGATTAATTGAATTGCAAACTAAACTTACTATAACAGAAAATGCAACTACGTACCAAGGTGTTTTAGAGCATTTTAAAACACATAATCCAGATGTTTTATGTGTTTTTAGACGTAAAAGAGGTTTCTTTAAAAAATTATGGGAAAAAAATACCGTACTTAAAAAAGAGTTTTATACTCCGATTCCTTTATTAACTTTAAAAGGAAAATAAATTACACCAAATAAACATCAAAATTAATTTGGTATTAGTATTTTAAATCTGCTGGTTCTATAAAATCTACATCAAGGGTATATATCTCTCTGATGTAGGTCTTTATTTCATGCATAAATTCTTCTAATTTTTCTTCTGTAATTTCTACATCTGGTTTTCTATAATTGGATGAAAAATTGACTGATAAAAAACCACTGTTGAGATTTTTAAAAGAATAAATACCTCCTTCTAAAGGTTTCTTAAAATCATACTTTTTACTTTTTGTGTATAAATACGCATACAACATTACTTGAATGGCTTTGTGTTGTTCTTTTTCTCTTAGTTTACCAAATTCTACAACACGTAATTCTGCGCTACTAACCATACCGGTTTTATAATCTATAATTCGTAAAACACCATTTAATTCATCTACTCTATCTACCTGACCATGAATTTTTATCGGAAAATCAATGCCTTCAATTTCTATTTCTGCGGATAAAGTTTCTTCCGTTGCCAAAATTTTTAATTGATTTTTTTTATCTTTTAACAAGTCCTTTTCTTGTGCCAAAAAATTATTAACGAATCTATTTGCAACTTCAAAAATTAAACGATTTCTTCCTGTAGAAATATCTCCGTTCTTAAAAGCCTCTTTAAAATGTTTCACTACTAGATCTTTCGATTTTTTTCGCATTAAATCGATGTCGTCTGCTTGTAAAAATTTGGTAACAAAAGGCGTATACAGCTCATCTAAAGTTTCGTGAACAACAGTACCTAATGTATTGTAAGCAACGGTTTCTTCTACATCTTCAAATTCTTTTAATTTAATTATTTTTTGTTTGTAAAAAGAAATCGGGTTGTATAAATAATTAGTTAATGCAGAAGGAGAAATCCCTTTTACAGCCAATTCTTGCAGCTTTTCTAAAACAGTTTCATCCTTTTTAATTTCTTTCAATTCCACTTTTTGATTCACCACTTTGGGTGCAACCGTTTTCTGAATAACGTCTGAGCGCATCATTTCTAATTGCGTAACAAACCTACTTTTTTCTCCGCTTCCTAAAACGTCGTGTTCTGTATTATAAATGATAAATACATTTTTTGCTCTTTGCATTAATCTAAAAAAGTGATACGCAAATATGGCATCTTTTTCTCTATACGTTGGCAAGCCAAATTCTACCTTAACATCAAAAGGAATAAAAGAATTTTGCTGACTATTGGCAGGTAAAACCCCTTCGTTTGTAGAAATTAAAATAATATTTTCGAAATCTAAAACACGGGTTTCTAACATACCCATTAATTGCAATCCTCTTAAAGGTTCTCCTTGAAATGATAAACTTTCCGAAGAAATTAATTGTCTAAAAAAAAGGGCTAATGTTTTTAAATCTGGAAAATATTTAAACTCATTTTGTAATGTTTTTAACTGCGTAAAAGTGGTATAAAAGCGAAACAGATATTCCTTTTCTAATTCACCTACATCTTCTTTTAAATAATTTATTAATTTTAAAATTCTGTCTAAGAACTCATCAATAGAAGCATAAGAACTAAAAATAGAAACCAGTACTTGTTTTAAATCTACGTCTGAATTTTCTAATAACTTATGAATGTCATTTTGGTTGATAAATGTTTGGTTATGCTTTGCTATATTGTCTGAAAATGCGTCTATTTCTGGTATTAATTTATAAATAGATTGATGTTTTAAAAATCGAATTACATCTTTGTAATAAAATTCATTTACTATTGATTTTTGCAATTTATCCTGAGAAATAAACAATTGAAAAATAGAAAACAACAAATTGGTGGTAGGTACATCTTTTAACGGATATCCCATGGTAATGTTAATAGCATTGATATTTTTAGGTAAAGAATTTAACGTTATCGGCAACAACGTTTCATCGGCTAAAACCAAAGCTGTATTTTTAAAATCTGTAATTTTCTCTAAAATTTCTCCAGCATATTTAATTTGAGTCGTGTTTTTAGATGCTCCAATTACTTCTATTTTTTTAGGTGCAGAAAAGGTATCTCCAAGCGTTTGAATCTCATTTTTCTCATAGTATTTCCATTCTTTTTTATACCTTCTAATAAACCTACCTGCTTGATGATTTAATTTAAAAAAAGCTTCATCAATATCCCAATAAATTTCTGAATTCCCACTTTCTAAAACCTTTTGAAACAACAATTCTTCTGCAGTATTTAATGCATTAAAACCAATAAAAAAGAATTTTTTAGTTGCATTTTTCGCTAAAAACGAGTCTATTTTCTCACAAGATTCTCTATAAATTAAACCTTGATATCCAATATTTTTTTCTTTTAAAAATTGATAAAAAGCATTGTAATACGTGTTTAGTTTTTCTAAAAAAGAATAATGATCTTTCATTAATTCCGTCTCCGTAAACTCTCCTTCTACAGACCACTTTTTTAAGCGTTGAATATCTCTTAAATAATGAAAGATATCTTTTGTATTTGTTAAATGCTGATCTATTTCATTAAAATCTTGAATAACAGTAAATGCCCAAGAAGCGAAAACATCAAAAGTAACAGGTGTTTTCTCTAAACCTTTATAAATGGTGTAAAAATGAAATAATAACTGAATGCTATCTGCTTTTTCTATTCCTGAAATTTTGCTAATAAACTGCTCTACGTTTATAATTTCTGGTAAAAAACCAACGGTAAT is a genomic window containing:
- a CDS encoding MATE family efflux transporter — its product is MGTNISLKNINKLAIPALIAGIAEPLLSITDTAIIGNITENATESLAAVGIVGAFISMLIWVFGQIRSAISSIVSQYVGANKLEEVKDLPAQAIAIVVFGSLLIVAIAYPFAKQIFQFYNASGTVLEYCITYFKIRIFGFPFSLFVFAVFGIFRGLQNTYYPMIIAIIGALLNVFLDIIFVYGVEGYIPAMNIEGAAYASIIAQITMAIIALVLLIKKTTIPLKIALPFHKEVPRLLGMIANLFVRTIALNTALYFATSYATDYGKEYIAAYTICINIWLLGAFMVDGYSSAGNILSGKFLGAKDYKSLVVLSNKLLKYGLFTGIVIGLLGFVFYNFIGLIFTKDAAVLEQFYHVFWIVLITQPISAITFIFDGMFKGMGEMKYLRNLLILSTGLVFIPTLLVFDYYDLKLTAIWIAFTLWMIARGLPLILRFRAKFLPLATN
- a CDS encoding universal stress protein, which produces MKHILVPIGSTENAQSTLQYAIDFAEEINANLFVFRAYKAKSKAGSMVNMTAIIERETKLYLKTLVSAVNRKNVEIKLISSKAGILESVEAIDNELGIDLIIVGAKSNSIKHGVFLGSTAGSLVKKSDLPVLTIPEGYVYKPIKSILMAFKSGIIKSKTALNPLVTLVEKFNPEINLLLVKTVGYKDEDLVLDKGLIELQTKLTITENATTYQGVLEHFKTHNPDVLCVFRRKRGFFKKLWEKNTVLKKEFYTPIPLLTLKGK
- a CDS encoding PD-(D/E)XK nuclease family protein, with amino-acid sequence MSGQAQSRPILAMQSFISDTIENILKNTKSFEDVVFILPSQRAKVFVKQTFKDKITVGFLPEIINVEQFISKISGIEKADSIQLLFHFYTIYKGLEKTPVTFDVFASWAFTVIQDFNEIDQHLTNTKDIFHYLRDIQRLKKWSVEGEFTETELMKDHYSFLEKLNTYYNAFYQFLKEKNIGYQGLIYRESCEKIDSFLAKNATKKFFFIGFNALNTAEELLFQKVLESGNSEIYWDIDEAFFKLNHQAGRFIRRYKKEWKYYEKNEIQTLGDTFSAPKKIEVIGASKNTTQIKYAGEILEKITDFKNTALVLADETLLPITLNSLPKNINAINITMGYPLKDVPTTNLLFSIFQLFISQDKLQKSIVNEFYYKDVIRFLKHQSIYKLIPEIDAFSDNIAKHNQTFINQNDIHKLLENSDVDLKQVLVSIFSSYASIDEFLDRILKLINYLKEDVGELEKEYLFRFYTTFTQLKTLQNEFKYFPDLKTLALFFRQLISSESLSFQGEPLRGLQLMGMLETRVLDFENIILISTNEGVLPANSQQNSFIPFDVKVEFGLPTYREKDAIFAYHFFRLMQRAKNVFIIYNTEHDVLGSGEKSRFVTQLEMMRSDVIQKTVAPKVVNQKVELKEIKKDETVLEKLQELAVKGISPSALTNYLYNPISFYKQKIIKLKEFEDVEETVAYNTLGTVVHETLDELYTPFVTKFLQADDIDLMRKKSKDLVVKHFKEAFKNGDISTGRNRLIFEVANRFVNNFLAQEKDLLKDKKNQLKILATEETLSAEIEIEGIDFPIKIHGQVDRVDELNGVLRIIDYKTGMVSSAELRVVEFGKLREKEQHKAIQVMLYAYLYTKSKKYDFKKPLEGGIYSFKNLNSGFLSVNFSSNYRKPDVEITEEKLEEFMHEIKTYIREIYTLDVDFIEPADLKY